CACAATGTTAAAATTTCGGATTCAGCGCTGGTAGCAGCAGCAACACTGTCTGCGCGTTACATTTCTGACCGCTTCTTACCAGATAAAGCTATTGACTTGGTGGATGAAGCAGCGGCACAGTTGAAAATGGAGATAACCTCCAAACCAACAGAATTGGAAAATATTGACCGACGGTTGATGCAGCTAGAAATGGAAAAGCTGTCGTTGGCTGGGGAAGAGAAAGCTACGATTCAGACAAAAGAGCGTTTGGCGCGAATTGAGCAAGAAATTGTCAATTTGACGGAAAAACAGCAAGAATTCAATGGACAGTGGCAAGGTGAAAAACAGCTACTGGAAGCAATAAGTGCCTTAAAGCAAGAAGAAGAAAAGCTGCGAGTGCAAATTGAACAAGCAGAACGCGCTTATGATTTGAACAAAGCCGCACAGTTGAAGTATGGCAAGTTGGAGGGAGTGCAGCGCGATCGCGAAGCCAAAGAAGTCCAGTTGCTAGAAATTCAAAGTACAGGTGCAACCCTGCTACGCGAACAGGTGACGGAAGCCGATATTGCTGAAATTGTGGCAAAATGGACGGGAATTCCTGTAAACCGCCTGTTGGAATCTGAACGCCAAAAGTTGCTGCAACTTGAGACACATCTACACCAGCGAGTTGTTGGACAACAAGAAGCCGTTTGTGCTGTCTCAGCAGCAATTCGTCGTGCGCGTGCGGGAATGAAAGACCCCAGTCGCCCGATTGGTTCGTTCTTGTTCATGGGACCAACAGGAGTTGGTAAAACAGAACTCGCCCGCGCTTTAGCACAGTTTCTCTTTGATTCTGATGACGCTTTAGTGCGTTTGGATATGTCCGAGTATATGGAGAAACACTCCGTTTCCCGTTTGGTAGGTGCACCTCCCGGATACGTAGGTTACGAAGAAGGTGGTCAACTTTCCGAAGCCATTCGTCGTCGTCCGTACTCGGTGGTGCTGTTGGATGAAGTGGAAAAAGCTCACCCGGATGTGTTTAATATTCTGTTGCAAGTATTAGATGACGGCAGAATTACTGACTCGCAAGGACGAACAGTAGATTTCCGCAACACTGTGATTGTCATGACCAGTAACATTGGTAGCGAACACATACTGGACATATCTGGTGACGACGCCAATTATGAAAAGATGCAGAACCGAGTCATGCATGCTTTGCGATCGCACTTCCGTCCAGAATTCCTCAACCGCGTTGATGACACCATTCTCTTCCACACCCTCAGCCGCAGCGAAATGCGACACATCATCCGCATTCAACTCAAGCGGGTGGAAAGTCTTCTACAAGAACAGAAGATTTCTTTGGAGATATCAACAGCCGCTTGTGATTACCTCGTGGAAACAGGATATGACCCAGTATACGGCGCACGTCCCATTAAACGAGCACTGCAGCGAGAAGTGGAAAACCCCGTCGCGACTAAGCTATTGGAGAATACTTTTGTCCCTGGCGACACAATTGTGATTGACAAAGCAGATCATGGGTTGACGTTTAATAAGAAAATGGTGGTGAAGGTGCCAGCAGTGCAGAATAAGACCTTGTTAATTGAAGCATCACGTGAGGTGTGAGATTTAGCAGTAGCTACAGTGTACACACAAGTCATCGAATTACCCAAAACTCCCAAAGGAACCTCACCCAACCCTGTCGGGCATCCCTCTCCAAAGCTCGCAGAGGGAAAGATTTTAGCGCCGATTCAAGCGAGGGTGAGGTCAGACCTGCAGTGCGAATGACGGTGAGGGGGTCGCAGTCTTGGACGCCACCTGCTTTATGCCGGGAGACCCTTTCGGCAGTTCCTCCTTGGGGAAACCACCAAGACCGGACTGCCTCACCACCGCAGTGGCTCCGTTTCCCGTCGATTGCGTTTGCGCAGCGCCAAAGTCTGCCGGGGGGAGTATCCCCCCGGCGAGCTTTGCCCCTTAGGGGCTACCCCCGAACCCGGAGGGCTCTCCCGACCTAGTAGGCATCTGGCGTTAGCGTAGCGTGTCCGGAGGACATCCCCGGAGGGTGAAAAGCGATCTGGTGTGTACACGGTAGACTAAGGAGAGGGGAAGGGGTGAGGTTTCGCACTGTACTTTTAGAATTAGAATCAGAACGCTTACTTTATTTGGGGGAGCTGTTTGCCTTTTTACTGCCACCAGAGACAAACTACTAGACTCTATAATTAAAAATTGGATTTGCTCTTTTGGGAAAAGTTTATATAATACTTGTATACTATGCGGCTGTTTTCACCTAGATGAACTACATCGTTCGTAAGGGTGCAATTTTTTTGTACTCCTGCGACTTTGGTCTATCTATCTGAAAATTGCCGCAATTCTCAATTTTGTGTGTTTTTGCTAAGCCTAGATTGTTGACAATCTAGGCTTTTTATAGTATTGCAGTCGCCAGTTAGATTAGGACACGAACTAATGAGAAAACACGCTCACCAAGAGATTTTCAAGTCTGTTAAGCGTTAAGCGTTCCCTGTGTTTCTTAAAAGCTGTTAGGGTCGCATAAATTCTGGGCTACCCAAGATTAATGCTGCCTGGAGTTGGGGGGCTGCACTGGTTGAGTACGATTCCTCCTAGCAACACAAAAGTTGATACCACCCAGTACTTTGGTTTCATACTCGTTCTGGTTTGGAAATTTACTACCGTTTGTTGTGCATTTGCTCAGCAAACTTCTGCCGTTGTTCTGGGTTCAAAACTTCTCGGATGGCAAGTGTATTGTCAAACTGAATATCAGCAAGCTCCTGTCTGAGCGTTCTGAGTTGGTTATATTTATCGCGCACTTGGTCTTTGGATGCTGTCGCTGCCATGAGAGCTTTCAATTCCTGCTGCGCTTGACGAATTGCCTGTCTTTTTTGGGCAGTTTGGTCTTTGGATTGAGTACGAATCGTTTTAATTTGTTGTATCTGCTGTGGTGTCAGGTTTAAATCCTTCAACCACCCAGCTTGACCACGTTGCGGACGCTTTGTAGGTGCGGGGTTTTGAGCAAGGACTTGAGGTAACATTGAATTTGGCTTGGCAAGAGCGATACTAGTACCAAGAGCAATCATTGTAGCCGCAATTATAAAAGTAGTACGATGGAGAAACATAAAACTTGTCTTTAGTAACTAGTAGATGAATAGAACGTACTCACTACGCACACATGCGATAGCTTCTCTACGAGACGCTGCGCTTACGCGATCTGCGCTCTGCGCAGAGCGGCTGTAAAGATGATTGGCTTTGCCCAATTGCTACTTCAAGGATTCAGTCTTGCCTTGTACCTGACAAGACATCCAGGAAAGTTCCATAATAAATAACTACAAGAACAACTATGAATCTTGCTACTATTTTAAGGGCAGATATTTGTATGGCAGCGATCGCCTTGGTTTGTTGCAATATTGAGGTAGTTGAAATCATAGTTGTTTGTTTATAATTTGATAGTGTGACAGCGCTATTCATCGGATGTTCAAAGTGTTCATCCTTGTAGATTAATCAGTCGCTGGTTCATTTTGGTAAAAAACATCGCCTTCTGGGCTAAGTATACAATGCCAGTTGTTTTCGATAAATGTCTCTAAAGTCGCAACTTCAGCTGCGCTTGGTTGTATAGGTATTAAGGCACGATAACTAACCACAGCAGCTACTAATCCAGCTGCTATAACGGGTGGAACCAACCACATCTGTGAAAAGTGGCGCACAAGTTGTATGGGCGAAACTTGTACCTGTTGTAAGATCCGCTTTTCCAAATCCAGTGATGCAGGTGGAACTTTAGAACGATGCTGACGCAGAAAATGAATTAGGTCTTTGTCATCATTCGGAAACTCACTCATAACAGCACTCCTTGTTGCTGAAGAAATTGACGCATGGCAGCACGGGCGTGGAATAGGCGTGACTTGACTGTTCCCAAAGGAATGTTTAAGATTTGAGCTACCTCTTTTTGAGGTACTTCCTCTAAGTCATGCAAAACCAAAATCGTGCGATGGTCAAAGCTCAAATTTGCTAGTCCCCTCTGCACCAAATCTTGATAATGCAAATCCATTAGATCCGGGGCATCTTCTTGAATAGGAGTTTTTTCAGTAAGGGTCTGTAATTGAGTCCGCCCTTGAATTACTCTCTGTCGCTGGTCAGAAGCCACATTCCAAGCAATCCGGTAAAGCCAGGTGGAGAATTTTGCCGTTCCTCGAAACTTGGGCAAACCTTTCCAAGCTCTTAAAAACACCTCCTGCACCAAATCATCCAGGTAAGATGGATCGCACAGCTGATAAAGGATTGACCTCACTCGCTGCTGATGGCGACGGTAAAGCTGACGAAAACTTTCAGAGTTGCCACAAAGACATTGTTGCACCAAGTAACTATCAGATTCGTTTTCTGAGTTACCGTTGAATTGACTTTCTTTTGAAACGTTAAGTGGCACAACTAACACCTGAGGAGTACCTCTCTATTCGTTACGTTGCTTGTTTTTAGCTTGTATTTATAAGACCGGATGACTGGGAAAAAGGTTCAATCGTGATCAAGTTGCCTGAGTTTTAGGACGTGTTTTCAAACTATCAAGCCTCCAGTGGGAGGATGAGAACCCCTCCAAATGTAGTATAGAGCACCTTATCCCCGAATAAATTGCACATTGCGTAAAGGTTGTCGAATCCACTGATGACGCTGATTTGGTACTTCTTGAAATCCAAAGCGATACAAAAGCTCAGTAATTGTATTTACTTCTATTCCCAAATTCATTGCCGCACGTTTAACATCAAACCGAACCTTCACCGGCAAATGCTGTCGTTGCTGGGCTAAAAGCTCGTTCATCGCGTCTCGGATGCTATCTGTGCTCATCTCGAAAAATTGGTCAGCCAAGGGACTTTTAATGCGTTCGATCGCTATGCTTACAGCTTCTTGAATCG
This portion of the Brasilonema sennae CENA114 genome encodes:
- the clpB gene encoding ATP-dependent chaperone ClpB, which produces MQPTDPNKFTDKAWEAIVKSQDIVRAYQQQQLDVEHLLIALLEEPTGLATRILARCEIDALRLQQQVEAFTQRQPKVGKSEQLYLSRSLDTLLDRAEEARARMKDSYISIEHLLLAFAEDERIGRKIYKSFNLDTAKLEAAIKTVRGSQKVSDQNPESRYEALQKFGRDLTEQAKSGKLDPVIGRDDEIRRVIQVLSRRSKNNPVLIGEPGVGKTAIAEALAQRIVNGDVPESLKNRQLMSLDIGSLIAGAKYRGEFEDRLKSVLKEVIESNGQIVLFIDELHTVVGTGSGQQGAMDAGNLLKPMLARGELRCIGATTLDEYRKYIEKDAALERRFQQVFVDQPSVENTISILRGLKERYEVHHNVKISDSALVAAATLSARYISDRFLPDKAIDLVDEAAAQLKMEITSKPTELENIDRRLMQLEMEKLSLAGEEKATIQTKERLARIEQEIVNLTEKQQEFNGQWQGEKQLLEAISALKQEEEKLRVQIEQAERAYDLNKAAQLKYGKLEGVQRDREAKEVQLLEIQSTGATLLREQVTEADIAEIVAKWTGIPVNRLLESERQKLLQLETHLHQRVVGQQEAVCAVSAAIRRARAGMKDPSRPIGSFLFMGPTGVGKTELARALAQFLFDSDDALVRLDMSEYMEKHSVSRLVGAPPGYVGYEEGGQLSEAIRRRPYSVVLLDEVEKAHPDVFNILLQVLDDGRITDSQGRTVDFRNTVIVMTSNIGSEHILDISGDDANYEKMQNRVMHALRSHFRPEFLNRVDDTILFHTLSRSEMRHIIRIQLKRVESLLQEQKISLEISTAACDYLVETGYDPVYGARPIKRALQREVENPVATKLLENTFVPGDTIVIDKADHGLTFNKKMVVKVPAVQNKTLLIEASREV
- a CDS encoding Spy/CpxP family protein refolding chaperone; this translates as MFLHRTTFIIAATMIALGTSIALAKPNSMLPQVLAQNPAPTKRPQRGQAGWLKDLNLTPQQIQQIKTIRTQSKDQTAQKRQAIRQAQQELKALMAATASKDQVRDKYNQLRTLRQELADIQFDNTLAIREVLNPEQRQKFAEQMHNKR
- a CDS encoding sigma-70 family RNA polymerase sigma factor — translated: MPLNVSKESQFNGNSENESDSYLVQQCLCGNSESFRQLYRRHQQRVRSILYQLCDPSYLDDLVQEVFLRAWKGLPKFRGTAKFSTWLYRIAWNVASDQRQRVIQGRTQLQTLTEKTPIQEDAPDLMDLHYQDLVQRGLANLSFDHRTILVLHDLEEVPQKEVAQILNIPLGTVKSRLFHARAAMRQFLQQQGVLL